In Nerophis ophidion isolate RoL-2023_Sa linkage group LG12, RoL_Noph_v1.0, whole genome shotgun sequence, a single window of DNA contains:
- the LOC133563758 gene encoding endonuclease 8-like 1, whose translation MEEENTDLLRLCHTVPLEVVNLGGKSYDPEKKDYPGFEAWLQCYYVDGMKSVRDHNGRTMWFKGDPGPMAPKESKSPKAKKRKDTDADHDYPRKKKVSRKHNSDSTVKKKAAKKPTKAAKEEENGPQEEATPRRRSANTPQQEPKSTSGRRKKNNTEPAAGLILIILPFSENIKSLIFEDPIPTHLSVCANYKIACTVGGRVVCDLLCAIDSCKSGADHPIFVY comes from the exons ATGGAAGAGGAGAATACAGACCTGCTCAGACTTTGCCACACAGTACCGCTGGAGGTGGTGAACTTAG GTGGGAAAAGTTACGATCCAGAGAAGAAAGACTACCCAGGTTTTGAGGCCTGGTTGCAGTGTTACTATGTGGATGGAATGAAGTCTGTACGCGACCACAATGGCAGGACTATGTGGTTCAAA GGCGATCCAGGTCCTATGGCTCCTAAAG AATCAAAGTCTCCAAAGGCCAAAAAGAGAAAAGATACAGATGCAGACCATGATTACCCCCGCAAGAAAAAG GTGTCCAGGAAACACAACTCTGACAGCACAGTGAAGAAAAAAGCAGCCAAAAAGCCCACAAAAGCAGCaaaggaagaagaaaatggacctcaagaagaagccacacccagaagaagatcagcaaacacacctcagcaagaaccgaaatccacgtcaggcaggaggaaaaaaaacaatacagaGCCGGCTGCAGGTCTGATTCTAATAATACTCccattttctgaaaatattaagagcctgatctttgaggatccaattcccacacacttatctgtgtgcgcaaactataaaattgcatgtactgttggtggacgtgttgtatgtgatctacttTGTGCAATTGATAGCTGCAAAAGTGGCGCAGATCACCCTATTTTTGTGTACTAG